The genomic window TAGTTTTCCTGTTAATATTGTTCTTTGTTTGTGGTAGATGAATGTCATATCTTATTTGCCAGAGGGAACTCAGAAGAAATCTGTTTCGAGTAAAATACAGAGGAAATAACCTCTGTGGTCTTGAATGTGATTTGAGGTTTGTTTGCCACTCTTCGTTCCTTGACCTGTTTGATATATAACTCGTTAGGTTCTTAGTGATCCTGATCCAATCCCTTCCTCTAAGAGGCTTTAAGATTATACGATTATATCATCTTGTCTATAGCCAATATCTTCAGGAAGCTATTATTTAGCCTTGATCATACATCTGGCAGTGATTTCAATTTCAGCATTTCAAATGCTTTTGGGTCCATTTCAATGCTTTGTGATGGCTATTTTAATCATTTCCTGGAGTAACCATCTTTTATGCTTTCTGGCTGTCTTTCCTTGGTCAATTCTATCTTTTGCTTAATTGCTTCCACAAGTAGTATGGGAGTGGTTCTTACAAATTTTCATCATTAACAACTATATTAAACTTCATGAATAATAGTGCTGAATTGTAACTTAATATAAAACTTTGCCTGTgtattttgttgttattaataCTTGTTTATCTGAAACTTCACTGTTTCTAACAATGCCAGGCTCCAGTTTTAGCCAAGTATCCTGCCAATATTTCTGTCACCGCGCTTTCCTATTTTTTTGGCGCTATATTGATGGTAGCAACAGCATTTTTTTTCACCAATGAGTCAACAGATTGGAATCTGACACGGTCTGAGATTTTTGCTGTTGTGTATGCTGTAAGTTTCTTGTGGATTTTATATTATCTCAAATCTTAAAAATTTGCAGGTCCATTTAGTAGTAGCCACTATCAAAGTTCTAGGTTTACCTGAGTTTgaaatgttatttgatatgtgctGGGTCAATACTTGATACGCTAGTTTAATGACAAGGCTCTGTAAGTGTTAAGAAAAGTTACTATAAAAGGTGGTAAGGCACTTTCCCTGTAGAAGAGGGAAGTGCACGATTTCTCGGAGAAAGAAGTAGTTAGGAAATGTAGGCATAATTTCAATATGGAAAGTTCAAGAAAAATGATGGTAGAAGGGGTCTCCTtggcattttttttttctttttgctataGGTCTTTggttttctgttctttttttcactcccattttttttataaaatgcaGAAGCACCATTAAATAATGCTTTAATATCGTTAAACTGACTTGTGCTCTCATTGGATGTTTGGGTTTGGCAGGGAGTTGTAGCATCAGCTCTTAACTACGGGCTCCTGACGTGGTCGAATAAGATCTTGGGGCCTGCTTTAGTTGCTCTCTATAATCCACTTCAACCTGCAGCATCAGCCTTTCTGTCGAGAATTTTCCTCGGAAGTTCGATTTATTTGGGAAGGTTTTACTTCTGTCTCTTCTTCCCActacaaattaaaacttaatctcTCACCTAGTACAAAAAGAGTGCTTAAATTGGTTTTGTTTCGTATGTGGTGACAGTGTTATTGGGGGATTTCTAATAATTGCCGGTCTGTATACGGTCACTTGGGCATCCTACAGAGAAAGATGCGCAGAAGGAATGATGCCTCAGAATGTTCGGTCCTCCGAACCTCTCATTCACAAAGATGAATCAATTAACAAGAACCCGTACCAGAGAGCACGCGTTTTCTCCGAACCATCTGTTTTATCACCTAAATCCAGTGATTAACTCTGTAATGAAATGTGATGTAAAGTTGTATGATTCTCTTTTCCTCAGGTACATGGCAAAAGTGAGATTCATTAAATACATGTTCAACATGCAACTTAAGTTTACTCCTATATGCTGTCTAAATTTGTTGTAGGAaaactttctttttttgaatGGTTTATACACTTCAGTACAATAAATACTCTTAAATGGATGTGAATTTCCCAAATTACTACTTACTGGACTTTGGGTAACTTAAAAAACTTAAATTCTCCAACACATAGACCTTTGGAAATCGACCTTTTTGGATATTCTTCAATATCCTGATTATTCATAGAATGTGAGAAGTGGATGAATAATCATTTGCTCCTGGAAGAAATCAAAGATATTTTTTGGGAGTCTTATAAAATGTATTTATTCCTTTTTCTCTAATAAATGATCAGAGCTTCATCTAGGTTCAAATCCTATTGAGAGATCTGTTAGGGATTGGAAATTGTTgaagaaagaacaaaaagaataattaatttattcaagtTAATTACATATCTACAAATATCTTATCCATTTCATCATATGTCCGGGTCGTTGTATTTCACAAAAGAACTCAACTATTTGAACCATTCTTTTTAGACCTAATACATTCATGTGTGATATTAActtatctaaaaaaaatcaaattgaattataattattacaaacataattagaaaaatgaatcatcaaatcaaaCTGTAGGTTGTAAGGTTTGGTAATGAAAGATTATAAAACTGAAACACTATATCTTTTAGAAAAAGTCCATTAggtttaatttgttattagaaaCAATCTTATCAATCAAAATTACTTATTTATCTATAAAAAAACTATAGTATACAATTAAAGGATAGAAAATGTTATCAATAAAGAAATAAAGGAGAGAAAAATAGATGTGATGGAGAAATTGACTAACAACAACTTGAAGGGGTCAATGTGGAAAATATAGAAGAAGACAGAGTAACTAATGGAAATACAAAGAAACTAATTTCTTAGAAATTGAAAACTtactaaacaaataaaattaaaaaaaaaaagtgggaaaggcagaataaataaataaaaagccgTAACCTTTTGCAATCTTGTTTCCTGATGAAATAAGGAGAAGAAGAAATAGTGAAATACAGAAACCAGAACGAAAATAAGGAAGAAGAGAGACCCAAAGGCCCAAAAGTCTTCTGTTTTCTATTGGATCTGAGATACTGAATCCCCAACTGACAGTTTGATTTTAAAcggttttggtttttcttttttattgtgaAGACGAGGCAGAGATCTGAGGAACTGCCGCTCTCAACGCTTGCCTGCAGGTATTCTTCAAACTCGGTTTTAGTCCCTTACTTACAATTTTATTAAAGATCAATCTATCTTCGCGCACCTCAACATTGTGAATGTATTTTGCGATATGAACATGATTTTCGTTTACATTTTCTTGTCGATTTGCAATTCCCATGTTTGTTTGTGTGTGACCAGCGCCGCAGGCTTTTTGGGTTTGTTGTTTTAGATGTATTAAAATCATCAATTTTGTAGTTTTGGGACGAACCCCAGAATTTAATAAACATTGCTGCTTAATACGTTCTGCATTTGCCCTATTGATCAAGGTGTCAAACTTAGATGTCTTGGTTTGCTGACTTGTATCGTGTACGCCGCTGATTAGGTTTCTATCATTGGATTTTGGCCATTAAGATTCATGATCACTGCTGGGTTGTTACTTTGTGATACCTTCATCCAGTGACTTTTTTCCCAATCAATGTAATCTTCGAATTCGATTCCAATGCGACTGCAAGTTTGATGTTGGCTGTCTTAGCTAGTATTCAAGCAGCACAGCAGGTAAATTACAAATTTCAACATTGACAAAATGTGCCCGGTAAAAAGTTGTTGTAGTTTGTATGCAAAATGGAATTAATGGTGTTTGGTAGAATTGCAGAAGCAATATCTGGTGCATCAAAGCTTTTATCTGCAACACGGTCTTCTGCAGCTTCATAGATGTCGCCGACTTTGTCACCACAGCCAGATAAAAATTTGCCCCATGGATTTGGTTTTGCTAACTCTGGAATCAAAAATAATTTGCGCCTCTCCGCATCACTCCAAGATTTCTCATCATATCGCCGTCTTGATCCAGAAGCAGCTAATCTTATTTCTGAAATTGACAAGAGCATGAGCTATTCGAAACCCCCTCTACAGCGAGAAAATGCTGCAGCAAGTTTCTCGAAGGAGAAGGGTTTGCCCAGTGGAACTCCATTTCTAACGAGAAAGTGGGTGCGGTTAATCATGGCTCTTTTGTGcctagttttgttaatttttttgacaTACATGGTTTGCATGTTTATTTATTCGAATTGGTCTAGGGGAGCCTCCAAGTTCTATGTTGTTCTTGATTGTGGAAGTACTGGAACTCGAGTTTATGTGTATAAGGCTTCAATTGGCCACAAGAATGATGGTAGTCTGCCAATTGTCATGAAATCATTAACAGAAGGTCTTTCTAGAAAACCAAGCACACAAAGTGGACGAGCTTATGATAGGATGGAAACTGAGCCTGGGCTTCATAAGTTGGTGCACAATAAATCGGGCTTAGCAGCTGCACTAAACCCACTTATCTCATGGGCAGAGAAGCAAATTCCTGAACGTGAGCATAAGAATACTTGTCTTTTCCTGTATGCTACAGCTGGAGTTCGCAGGTTGCCCAATGCTGATTCAAAATGGCTTCTGGAAAATGCCTGGTCAATACTAAAGCGTTCACCTTTTTTGTGCCAGAAAGAGTGGGTTAAGATTATCACTGGGACAGAGGAAGCTTACCTTGGGTGGACAGCTCTTAACTATCTCACAAGCATGTTGGGAGCCACTCTTAAGAAGGCAACATTTGGTGCACTTGATTTGGGTGGATCATCATTACAAGTTACATTTGAGAATGAGCACCGCCAACATAATGAAACcaatttaaaccttaaaattggAGTGGTTACGCATCACcttagtgcttactctctttctgGCTATGGGTTGAATGATGCATTTGACAAGTCTGTAGTTCGTTTATTAAGGAGCCTTCCAGATGGCTCCAATGCCAATCTGGTTAATGGAATGATAGAAATTAAACATCCTTGCTTGCACTCTGGCTACAAGGAACAATATATCTGTTCTCAATGTGCTTCAAAAGGTCAAGAAACTGGAAGTCCTTTGGTTCAAGGGAAAATTTTGGACAAAGGGGGGAAATCTGGAATACCTGTGCATCTTACTGGTGCTCCAAATTGGGAGCAATGCAGTGCAATTGCCAAAGCTTCTGTCAATTTATCTGAATGGTCGACTCTATACCCAGGTATTGATTGTGATTTGCAACCATGTGCACTTCCAGATAGCTTGCCTCGCCCTTATGGCCAGTTCTATGCTTTATCTGGTTTTTTTGTTGTATATCGGTTCTTCAATTTGTCTCCAGAAGCTGCACTTGATGATGTACTAGAGAAGGGTAGGGAATTTTGTGAAAAACCCTGGGAAGTAGCCAAAAAGAGCGTTGCTCCACAGCCCTTTATTGAACAGTACTGCTTTAGAGCACCATATATAGTATCACTGTTGAGAGAGGGCTTGCACATCTCTGACAGTCAACTTGTCGTTGGTTCTGGAAGTATTACATGGACAATGGGTGTTGCACTGTTGGAAGCTGGGAAGTCATTTTCAAGCAGACTAGCGCTCCCTGGATATCAAATACTGCAGACCAAGATTGATCCAATGATTCTTATTGCCATTCTTTTAATGTCTTTGGTTTTGCTTGTATGTGCATTATCATGTGTTAGTAATTGGACGCCAAGATTTTTCCGGAGGTCATATCTTCCTCTTTTCCGGCATAACAGTGCATCTACATCTGTCCTTAATATACCATCTCCTTTCCGGTTAAAGCGCTGGAGCCCTATGAACACTGGTAAGATCTCTTCTATGACCTATTATTTAGGGCATAACTCTGCCACTTTTCCTTGCTTTGTTTTCCATGGGAGAGAAATATCCTCTCAAACATGTTCTGAATAAAGCCTCGTGCAAAATGCTCCAAAACAGGCTAGAATAGCAATGATGCTGATTTCTTGTAAGATTTTTAAAATGATGCATGCCTTATGAACTTACTGTTCATATGGATGCCTCTCCAATATTTTCAGGACATGCATGTGAATGATGATGAAGTTCTCAGTCTCCTGTGTCTTATTACTTGGGTACTCTAAATATGCATTAGCTTTATATATCTTTGAGCACTCAAAAGTTCTTCAGTTTCAAGGAATTTTTTGGACACAGTAATTTGGATCAGATATTGTCCTCAGCTATTTATGTCGGCAAATAAGGGATACTATTTTAAATTTGCTTACTGCAGGATCCCTTTAACATACTTTTAATGAACTTGGGTGTTAGTTCAGTATATGGGCCTTGTAATTTATGTCATGTATGCTCTTTAATTCTATGATCCACAGCTTCACCGTAAAGTGTTGCTTGTAGAGTGGAAAGAAGTTTGGAAGGTGAAAATTGAAAGAgtagaaaaatagaaagatgGAAAATATATTGTTTTTCTTCCCATTGCTGTGCTTGGTAGTATAAGGTGGattgaaagaaaataattttctttctatTCATTAtttggtagagttgaaaaatgagaggaaagaaaatgaaatttttgaaaaatgcataattttaaaCTAACGCGCATccctctctcattttctctcctttTATTTGTGTTTATGCAATAGGacggaaaatagcctatttttatactttttcacTCAACCAAACACACTCTAAGGGTCTTGAATGTTGTGGCCCTAACGCACTTCTGATTACTTGGATTCATTATGATTGTTTCTATGATCCTCAATCTATCTGCGAAGGAAatatcctctctttttttttttcttttacaggGGATGGAAGAGTTAAGATGCCACTAAGTCCAACTGTTCATGGTAGTCAACAAACACCATTTGGCTTGGGACATAATCTTGGCAGCAGTATCCAGCTGACTGAGTCTTCCTTGTACCCATCAACCAGCAGTGTTTCACATAGTTATTCCTCAAGTAGCTTGGGTCAGATGCAATTTGACAATAGTAGCGTGGGTTCATTCTGGTCCCCTCACAGAAGTCAGATGCGGCTGCAAAGTAGGAGATCACAGTCACGAGAAGACCTTAACTCCTCACTAGCTGAGACACAAATGGTGAAAGTTTAGGAAAGGCTTTGCAGAAGTTTTGGTATGCATATATCTTCTCCTACTTGCATCTTACCTTATTAGAAAAGGACATGTGAAATTTACAAGATTTGTTTTCTCTAATTAAATTCTAGGCTTCTTTTTTGTAACATTCGGAATTCATTTATCATGACCATATAACCTTGGTAGAACAGCTCAACCAAGAGTAGGAATATGATTCTCATTACTATGCTTGGACCCCAAAACTAATATATCATAACATTAGAAACCAAGATATTTGGTCATCAGCATTAGTGATTTTTACTAGATATTTAAGtaatgaagtgcattgaattcgTTGGCAGATGCTACAAGCAAATACCGAATTGATGTGAAGCGGGATGAGTGTAGGCAAAACAATGATGAGATGATTGGTCCAGATTGGTTAGAAGGAAGCCCTCCTCGACGTACCTGCGTTTTAAATTGCATAT from Gossypium hirsutum isolate 1008001.06 chromosome D12, Gossypium_hirsutum_v2.1, whole genome shotgun sequence includes these protein-coding regions:
- the LOC107947363 gene encoding probable apyrase 7, translated to MSPTLSPQPDKNLPHGFGFANSGIKNNLRLSASLQDFSSYRRLDPEAANLISEIDKSMSYSKPPLQRENAAASFSKEKGLPSGTPFLTRKWVRLIMALLCLVLLIFLTYMVCMFIYSNWSRGASKFYVVLDCGSTGTRVYVYKASIGHKNDGSLPIVMKSLTEGLSRKPSTQSGRAYDRMETEPGLHKLVHNKSGLAAALNPLISWAEKQIPEREHKNTCLFLYATAGVRRLPNADSKWLLENAWSILKRSPFLCQKEWVKIITGTEEAYLGWTALNYLTSMLGATLKKATFGALDLGGSSLQVTFENEHRQHNETNLNLKIGVVTHHLSAYSLSGYGLNDAFDKSVVRLLRSLPDGSNANLVNGMIEIKHPCLHSGYKEQYICSQCASKGQETGSPLVQGKILDKGGKSGIPVHLTGAPNWEQCSAIAKASVNLSEWSTLYPGIDCDLQPCALPDSLPRPYGQFYALSGFFVVYRFFNLSPEAALDDVLEKGREFCEKPWEVAKKSVAPQPFIEQYCFRAPYIVSLLREGLHISDSQLVVGSGSITWTMGVALLEAGKSFSSRLALPGYQILQTKIDPMILIAILLMSLVLLVCALSCVSNWTPRFFRRSYLPLFRHNSASTSVLNIPSPFRLKRWSPMNTGDGRVKMPLSPTVHGSQQTPFGLGHNLGSSIQLTESSLYPSTSSVSHSYSSSSLGQMQFDNSSVGSFWSPHRSQMRLQSRRSQSREDLNSSLAETQMVKV